The following is a genomic window from Rutidosis leptorrhynchoides isolate AG116_Rl617_1_P2 chromosome 8, CSIRO_AGI_Rlap_v1, whole genome shotgun sequence.
tttccatgacgattatggtcatgaAACAAATAGATGTCTCGATCTAGTTGAGCTGATTGCAGAAGCCACATTGCAGGGCAAAATGGATCATTTGATAGTTGACAAGGAATCAAGCACGGCGGACGCAATGATTGCGCCTAATTTAAACAACACGCCTATGATACCAAATGTGAGCACTGAACAATAAGAGCGAAAGGCTCCCGCTGTCAAAAATTTGGGTGCGAAGGTTGTTGGAAAGAAATAAAATTTGCAAGAAATCAAAGTGATCAATATGGTTCAAATCAATAATTTTGCGCAGAAAAGAAAAGCTGAAAAGGCTCTAGACATGTAGCAATTTGCATCAATAACATTCCCGCCGGTGCAGCATCTCGTGTTATCTGATGAGCCAATAATCATTTCATGAAAAATTGCGGATTCCGCAATTATTATCAGGAAGGTACACATTGATACTGGAAGCAGCGTTGATGTCATGTACGAACAATGTTTCAATAAATTGCCAGAAGACATCAAGGCAAAATTGCTACCAACCGCAGTGTCACTTTCTGGGTTTTATGGCGAAGCAACTTGGCCCTTGGGGCAATTGGAGTTGAGTATTTAATTGACTGATGAAGTAGAGACAAAATGAACGCGAAAGGCATCTTTAAATTTGTACGTTATGCGTTCCACGTCACGCTTCAATATCTTACTAGGGCGCACTGCGCTATGTAAGTTTGGCATAATCTCGTCAACAATTCATGGAATGGTTAAATTTGCAACATGCAAAGGAATCACGACTGTAACATCCGCAGAATCAGAGCCTATTTGTGCGTTAGTTACTGCACAGGAAAATGGTGCAATTGAAGGCCATCAAGTCGTGACTAACCGCGTTGTTCCAAGGCAGGGTGATGGCAGTTTATGCGAGAATGTGAATCAATTGGCAATGGCAGTACATCGCACAGCGCGAAAACCAGTTTATTGTGCAACACGCAATGAAAGTATGTTTGCAACAACTTTTGTGCTCAATTTGCATTCATTTGCAGCTGAGTTGCTCAGATTAATTCAAAGGGATCACGAAGATGATCCATTTTGTGGGCAAAACTCAATTGAGACTGAAAAATCCGTTAATATGGTCATGCATGGCATGCAGAATTGATAAGCAACAATGGCAAAGTCAAGTACTACATTACAATATCTGTGTGGTTTGGCGCATTATTAGAAATACTACCGCAATGTAAAAAGTACTTGTAAAAATATTGAAAATTGTTACCTTGTGCGAAGGTTATTTGTACGATATTTTTCACATTGATGTAAGGATGTTGTGCTTCGAGCACGTATGTGATATAATTTTTTAAGTAATAAAGGTAATTTTTGGAGAAAACTATTGCGTGTTTCTTTTATGATAATTTTGCGTCTTAAGGCGTATTAATAACTTAGTAGCGATGGAAAAGCCCGCTATATTGGAacaaaatttataattatagtgtTTGCGAAATGACTGGAACTTGTATATATTATATTCCTAAGTTGTGAATCCGCCCAACTTAGATGCTTCCCTTTTAAGATTCGTCTCCTATCTATCCGGTTCGTTCGTTTTGTTACtttacttaaattaaaataattatttaattacttCTAATTCTTTCCTAAGAATTAGACTAAAGATAAATAAATAGCAACGTTTATCCgcttctacgctctcttgggacgataacctaaaatactacacttgaccgggttttgttgctcgttagggtgttaaaagtgaattaataaaaatgttatataaatttaaaagttgaaaagcAAACTAAGCACACACACACTTTTCGCACATTAGTGGTTAGTTTCATATCTTCGAATGTGCGTAACTGGGGGAGTTATAAAGTTTGATAGATCCACGTTCTAGGGAAATCGTTTATGATTGGATATTTGTTTACTTGACTCTAGAAATCTCAATCTCAATTGTAATTGAATCATGTGAATTTCTATGTAATAACATAAGGAATCGTAGTCACTGGTGTTACTAGTTAAAAGTTCAAAAAATTTACACTATTCAATGGTGTCAtacaaaaaaatttacactatcaaGTGGTATCACCAGTTAAAAGCTAAAAAAAATttcactacatcgcgtatttcagtggtagCCCATGCTACCACTGCGTATACGGGTAGGTCAGCCCTTGTACGTGACCATCTCCAAACCCATGGGTTGTCAATGAAGCATTAGCTTAATAAACAATCTGGTGTAGACTCGAGACAAAATAGACAATTATAACGATCTTGCAAAGTGAAATTTCCAAGCCACTTATCTCTCCAAAATTTAATAGTTGTGCCATTAAGATGAAAAGAGTCTGAAGGAAGAATGACATTTTTATAAAAAGATTTAATGGTTGTGACTATGTTAAACCACGTTCCTTTAGTAGCACAACTGTTTTGGCTAAAACCAACGTGATCTCCATGGATGGATTTTATGAGGCGTGACCAAAGTTGATCCGGAACGGTAAGTACACGCCATTGCTATTTCAACAAAAGAGAAAGGTTAAAAGCATTTAGACCATCTTTAACCCTCACAGGCGTGTTGGTGTGTTGTTGGGGGAGTGAGATACATGATGGGCGTGCTAGTAAACTGGAAAATAATGGGGTGGAGTGTTGAGTGGCATGTTggatgatgtgttaaaatctgattTGAAGTTCGGTGAAAAAGAGGATAAAAATTAATCAAAAAACAAAAATCAGCCAATCAAAAATCAGCACACCAAAATGGTTTCATGTGCTTGGAGCACACAAGCCGCGAGCACACACGCGAGCACGCCCCATTAACCACGTGTTGGTGGCGTGCTCGGTGCACATGAGGCCCAACACGCCTGCATTAGGGATGGTCTTAGAGTACCAACTTCAAGACCACCGTTTTTAAAATATGCTAGAATTTTGTCCCACTTGATCCAAGCCATTTTGCGTTTATTCTTATTGCCTCCCCAAAAAAACCGGGCATGAAGTTTCTCCAACGATGAGAGAATCGAGTAAGGAGCAAGAAATAATGAGAAAACAATTCCAAGACCACCCAAAACCGCTTTGATTAGAGTCAAACGATCGCCTATAGACGAAAGCTTAGCCGTCCACGAACATAATTTGGTTAATGCTAGCTCCGATAAGCCGAGAAACTTAGCCAGTGAGCCATACGCCTAATGCTAGCTCCGATAAGCCGAGAAACTTGAAGGGAGTGTCACCCGCTTCACATCCGGTCCAATCAGCCATTGAAACTACCTGATCATGAGAAACCCGTATCCCACAGACTTTAGATATTGCAAGATTTATCTTTAACCCGTAAGCAAGACAGAACACAACAAGAATACGTAGGATATTACCCATGTCATTGTGGTTCCATTCGCTAATGATTGCAACATCATTGGCAAATAAGAAGTGGGAAACATTAATTTAGTTGATTGTTTGTACACTTCTTGGTGATCCTTGTTGGAAGAACAAGGAATTGTAGATTTGATCACTGAATATTATTGTGAGATAATTTCTCAATCAGTTGATGCTCATTTACATACACCATATCACTATAAATATTACAAGATGTAGGGTATACAAGAATACAACATGGGCTTGGAATACAAGGAAATATGGGCAAGCCCAATACATACAATATGTACACTAATACGCCCCCGCAGTTGGAACGGGAGTTGGAGAACGAACGTTCAAGATGGTCTTGAAATCAGTAAAAATGCGAGTAAGCAGTCCCTTAGTGAATACGTCGACGTACTGTGAAGTAGTAGGGACATAtaaaatgaaacaacccaacccgtattccatacgatattttttttttttataatacatatttacgcgccaattaaatatgtaaaccattccacaagttccatttaaacgtacatcaacttacatgtttacaaaggcacgaaggccattaattaagttttatacaagtttgacccactacaatgatagtttataatccaaacgacactcgagcacggtttggggctaaactacccaaaacgttaggccaaaattcaaaagctatgccaaaagcacccccgacaacataagcgggagaccactagtccaaacgtatgcccttacccttgtccaagccggaacctataagatgataaacaacgagagggtaagcaatgcttagtgagtgcgacaattatacatacatatatataacctatccatttgcaatcacaataccaaatacctcatacgaacttgtaactcaaataacatgtcaacatacccgtaacgctaacaagtcgtacattatcacaccacttcattagcatatactcaactcagtatatatataatatgctaaacaaaaacaacaatctcaatatggttaaccaataacgctatggtgctaccggctcgtgattcacaccatacgcttgagtcatactcttttatagtgctaccggctcgtggttcacactcgatgctaccggctcgtggttcacatcttagtttatagtgctaccggctcgtggttcacactcgatgctaccggctcgtggttcccatcttagtttatagtgctaccggctcgtggatcagactccatcccacacatgttatggcactaccggcacgtggttcataccataacattcacaaataaacacgccatatacatgaacgcataattattccactcaccttgtcacaaggatgatgatttagcacttccgagcttcaacgcaatgtacctaaatcattaagtgcacattcaatttcacaactagtgggattaaccacaatactcccacttgagcatttaatgactcaatttgcattaaatgactcaactactcacaaccgcccataaatggccaagactcgactttaatcactaagactagtgaattaaagtctattaacttcaattaacacaaaacttagggtaatccatacccatttcatctaattaggtcaactagtacattttgacccattttattttacttaaactcacaatcaagtgaaacctacccattaacacttctttcataaattttaaagtgcattagtgaccaacaacaccaattgacacttacaacctcaaatcacaaggccaagaccctagattgtggctattagggtttcataacaacaacataaccaaacttcacccattttaccctcaaatgggtcatacaatctctagtaaccaaaaccctagccaatacccaattaaaacttaaaacatggagttaagacttactaatacaatcacaacgtagctagagacgtagggaacaactttaaaacttgggttcgggtgagatttggtctccttcttttccaagtgagctttctctcactaaaccctaactctctctctctctaaaattgaatgtggtgtaggtgaagatgtgttaaatgagttaggataactcatttatcagttttctagatctaaaaccgtccataagtgaaaagacttaaacatccccaaagatgccatttaaattgggtcaaatttgtcaaacagcgacatctgtcgCGTAACGCGACGCCTAAATGCGATAAACCACAACAGAACGCGATAACCTCGACAGAACTGGGGTTCTGGAGCTGTCGCGTTCCATCTCACTTTGTCTCGTATCGCGACGCACCAGGACGCGATGAAACTCACTCAGACGCGACAGAAggcctgatcaaaccattttccaatattttcacacattaaactaaaataaacgatcatagatgcaataataaacgtacacgaggttaattacgcaccttaagtcatattcgaggaaaacgggatgttacaactctcccccacttgaatcggagcgcgtcctcgcgatccaagccgcatgacaagagggtaggtaaaccaacacgaattcttctagtttcccaagtaaattcggaacctttactacgacgccattgaactttaaaagttctcacttctttatttctcaaccttttgaccttctcatcaagtatagcaatcggctcctcaatatactctaacttattgttcagctcaatttcgtctaaaggcatccaagaagaatcatccgcaagacacttacggagatgggaaacatggaatgtatcatggatccccgcaagctcttcgggtaattccaaactatacgcaacttcaccaacacgagctaaaaccttaaatggcccaataaatcgaggagctaactttccccgttttcgaaaccgaaaaatacctttccatggcgaaaccttaagcatcaccatatcaccttcttgaaattcgatcgttcgtctacgcttgtcggcatacgacttttgcctatcttgagcctttttcaaatgctctcgaatcacatcaatcttgctattcgtctctaacaccaaatcggtactcccgatttccttttatcccactt
Proteins encoded in this region:
- the LOC139863867 gene encoding uncharacterized protein, with the translated sequence MGNILRILVVFCLAYGLKINLAISKVCGIRVSHDQVVSMADWTGCEAGDRLTLIKAVLGGLGIVFSLFLAPYSILSSLEKLHARFFWGGNKNKRKMAWIKWDKILAYFKNGGLEVGTLRPSLMQACWASCAPSTPPTRG